Genomic DNA from Roseburia intestinalis L1-82:
TGTTTGACTACAATACACATAAGGATTTTGGCAGCGGCGACCGTATCTGTTATCACGGTGTGATGGACATGTTCCGAAATCCGAAACTTGCGGCTGCGGTCTACATGTGTCAGCAGGAAAAGGAGCCGGTACTTGAAATCAGTTCGTCCATGGATATCGGGGAACATCCGGGCTGTAACCGCGGAACGATCTGGATTTTTACCAATGCGGACAGTGTACGGATGTACAAAAATGACCGGTTTTTAAAGGAGTATACCGCATCAGATTCGCCGTATAAAAATCTTTCACACGGACCAATCGCAGTGGATGACTTTATCGGGGATGCCATTGAAAAAGAGGAAGATTTTAAACCGGAGCAGGCAAGGAAAGTGAAGTATATCCTGAATGCGGCGGCGCGGTATGGACTTTCCGATCTTCCGAAAGGCGTGTATTTGGCGGCATTGAAGCTTATACTCATGTATCACATGAAGCCGACGGATGCAGTGGCTTTGTACAACCGTTATATCGGTGACTGGGGAGGTACTTCGACAAGCTACCGGTTTGAGGCAGTAAAGAATGGAAAAGTGGTAAAAGTGGTCAGAAAAGAGCCGGTCACTTCCATGCATTTATCCGCGGAACCGGACCATCAAAACCTGACAGAACGAAATACTTATGAAGCTGCGGAAATCCGTATCCGTGCCCTGGATCAGAACGATAATATCGTAAGCTTTTACCAGGAACCGGTTGTACTGTCGACGGAGGGACCAATCGCCATCATTGGACCTGAAATCATTTCCCTGCAGGGAGGCATGGGCGGCACTTATGTCAGAACGACCGGGGAAGAAGGCGTCGGGATTTTAAAGATAAAAGCGGCACAGATGGAAGAGCAGAGAATACTGTTTGAAGTGAAAAATGACAGAAAATAAACGGTCACTGTGTTTTACAATGTGAAAAGAAATTTTGAAAAGAATTTTAATAAACACAAAATAAGGAAGGATGAAGTGTAAGATGACAGAACGATCAAAACAGATTTTTGGAAACGACATTGCACCGGGTGCCTATAAAAAAGCAGTCCGGTCAAAGCAGAAATTTATCCGTAAATTCGGAGATGACAGCACAAAAATTTATCCGACCTCGATTCAGGCAAATCCGTATATCGGACCGGAGCTCGGTGTTTCAGATATCCGTGTAGGCGAAGAAGGCACAGCGGATTTTAATACGGAAAAAGGAATCATTGTCGGAAACATCCGTATGGGATTTGGTCATTACCGCATTTCCATGGCGATCGCTTCCGCAGCACATGCGCTGGGGTATGAACCGTACTGGATGGATTTAAATTCCTACGGACAGACCACCTGTACCAAAGTGATCGGTGCGCAGAATGATCTTTACTCCATGGGTTCCCGTCTGTCACAGAAGAGCAGACTCTTTAACCGTCTGGTGTGGGAGCCGATGAACTATGAGGGATTTCGCAAACTGACCTACAATGCAGCAGATCAGAAAAATGCAGAATTGATGGCTCCGGTGTATGCGAATATCCCAAAGGATATCCCGGTCGTCGCAACGCATGTGTGGCCGGCGCAGGCTGCGCTTCACGCCGGAATGAAATATGTGGTCAATGCGATCCCGGACAACTGGCAGATGGCGCTTCATTTAGCGGAAGGCAGCATTCACACGGTGCAGACGCACTATGCATACCAGGGGTACCGCATTTTAAACGGAATGCAGGGGAATGATGTGTTGAATCCGATGCCGGAAGATGCTCTTTTTTATACCGGACATTATATCGACCATGAGCTTGTCAGCAATATCGAGACGGACTGCGCAGCGAGAAAACAGAGAAAAGAGGAGGGAAAACCGATGCGTTTTCTCCTGACGATCGGCGGTGCCGGTGCACAGAAAGAAATTTTTGCAGAGATCATCCGTTTTTTGCTGCCACAGATCAAAGAAAAGAAAGCGGCGCTTTATGTCAATGTCGGTGATTACCGCAATGTCTGGGAGGAACTTTTAAAGGAAATCCCGGAGATGGGACATTATGCGAAAGAACATTTTAACGACTGGGAGGATACGAAAAAATTTGCGGAGGATGCGCTTAACAAAGATGTCATCGGAATCCACGGCTTCTGGCATGAAAATATTTTTGAAGCGGTATACTGCACGAATCTTCTGATGCGAAGCTGCGATGTGCTCGTCACAAAGCCGAGTGAACTTTCATTTTATCCGGTGCCGAAACTATTTATCAGACGTGTTGGAGGACACGAGCAGTGGGGAGCAATCCATTCCGCGGAGATCGGTGATGGCACATTAGAGTGCAGGGATATCCCGCACACGCTTCAGATGATGAAACTGTTTCTGGAAGAAAAAACACTGCTCTGCGATATGTGCGACAACATTGTAAAAAATAAAGAAGCCGGAATCTACGACGGGGCGTATAAGGTCGTGGAACTTGCATTTTCGATGAAGCAGAAAAAATTTTAGGAAGGAAAAAAATCCTCTGCTCGCCAGAGGACTCGCATTTTCCTTCGGAAAACAAGGAGGATTTATGAAATTAACAGGAAAAGAGAAAGTCTCATACGGACTTGGGGCGGTCGGAAAAGATATGGTTTATATGTTTTCGGCAAGTTATGTTTTATATTATTATCAGGATATTTTAGGAGTCAGCGCGATCGCAATGGGAATCATTCTGATGGCGGCGCGTGTGTTTGATGCATTTAACGATCCGATCATGGGTGTGGTCGTTGCAAAGACGCGCACAAAATGGGGCAAATTCCGCCCGTGGCTGTTTATCGGGACACTGACAAATGCAGTGATTTTGTATCTGATGTTTGCGGCACCGCCAAAACTCGACGGAAACGGACTGGTGGCATATGCGGCAGTGACTTACATTTTGTGGGGTGTTACCTATACCATGATGGATATCCCATACTGGTCGATGATCCCGGCTTTTACGGAGGGCGGAAAAGAGAGAGAAGGACTTTCCACACTCGCGCGCTCCTGCGCCGGAGTCGGTTCTGCGATCGTGACGATCATCACAATGAAATGTGTCTATATGTTAGGGCAGGGAAATGAGCGAGTCGGTTTCAAATGGTTTGCGCTGGTGGTTGCAATTCTGTTTTTTGTATTTATTTTAATCACCTGTTTAAATATCAAAGAAAAATCTACCGTGGATGTGGAGGCACCTTCGGTTGGACAGATGTTCCGTTCCCTGTTACAGAACGATCAGGCGATGACGGTCGTTGTGACAATCGTTTTGATCAACTGCTCGATTTACATTACATCCAATCTCGTCATTTACTTTTTCAAGTATGACTTTGGCGGTGATAGCTGGTACAATGCCTATACCTTATTTAATACGTTTGGTGGAGCAATGCAGATTCTTGCCATGATGCTGTTTTTCCCGATCCTGCGCAAATTTCTGGGAACGATCCAGGTGTTTTATACCAGTTTTGTGATGGCGATTTTAGGATATGCGGTTCTTCTGATTTTAATGTTTGTCAATATGTCAAACCTGTATCTGCTGTTTGTTCCTGCATTTTTTATCTTTTCAGCAAATGGAATGTTATCCGTTCTCACAACGGTATTCCTTGCGAATACGGTCGATTACGGAGAGTGGAAGAATCACAGAAGGGATGAGAGCGTGATCTTTTCCATGCAGACTTTCGTTGTAAAACTTGCTTCCGGTGTGGCTGCGCTTGTGGCATCGATCTGCCTGACCGTCTGCAATTTAAGCCAGAATACGGACGGGGCAGCAGTTGCGGCAGCGGGAAGTTCGGTCGCAGGACTGCGCCTGACCATGACAGTATTCCCGATCGCAGGACTGCTTGTTGCGGTATTTTATTTCCGCAAAAAATATATTTTAAGTGAGCAGAAAGTGGAAGAAATCGCAAAAGAGATCAAGGAGATGAAAAAAGCATGATCACAGTCGAAAACCAGTTATTTTCCCTGCATACCAGACATACTTCTTATCTGTTCCGTGTCATGGAAACCGGACATTTGGAGCACTTATATTATGGAAGAAAAATTCATCCAGCCATAGACGGATTGATGGAACAGCATGCATTTGCGCCGGGTAATACCAATATTTATGACAGTGAACATCTGCAGTTTTCCTTAGAGGACGCATGTCTTGAGATGTCCTCTTTCGGGAAAGGCGATATCAGGGAGCCTTTTGTGGAACTGACACTTTCCGATGGAAGCGAAACGTCTGATTTCCTGTTTGAAAAATTTGAACAGGGAACCGGAAAGGAAGAATTTGAGACACTTCCGGGATCGTATGATGAGTCCGGTGAGGTGGAGTGGCTTGGTGTGACACTGCGCGATAAAAACAGCGGAGTCATATTAGAACTCCATTATTATGTCTATGAGGACTGTGATGTGATCACAAGGAGCGCAAAACTCATCAATGAGAGCGGGGATGTGGTAAAGTTAAACCGCCTGATGAGCCTGCAGCTTGATTTAGAACCGTCCGACTATGTGTTTACAACATTTCACGGGGCTTGGGCACGTGAAATGGGGCGCACGGACGTACGGCTGGTGCCGGGAAAATATGTAAACGCCTCTTACACGGGAACGTCGTCGAGCCGTGACAATCCGTTTGTGATGCTTGGAAAAGAACATACCACGGAGGATGCGGGGGAATGTTTTGGATTTAATCTGATCTACAGCGGCAATCACTATGAGGCGGCGGAGGTCGGCAGTTTTGGAAAAGTAAGAATCGTATCCGGGATCAATCCGCAGTCGTTCTGTTTTACACTTGAGTCAGGGGAGAGTTTTGAGGCGCCGGAGGCGGTAATGACCTACGCATCAGACGGATATAATGCCATGAGCCAGAATATGCACCGTTTTGTGCGGGAGCACATTGTGAGGGGAACCTGGAAGAAAAAGGAGCGCCCGGTGCTCTTAAACAGCTGGGAGGCAGCCTATTTTGACATTAATGAAAGAAAACTGCTCTCACTTGCAAAAGCGGGAAAAGAGGCGGGCATTGAGCTTTTCGTCATGGATGACGGCTGGTTTGCAAAACGTGATAATGACACGAGATCGTTAGGAGACTGGCAGCCAAATCCAAAGAAACTGCCGGGCGGTTTAAAGGGGATTGCAGATAAGATCAGGGCGATTGGCATGGATTTTGGAATCTGGGTGGAGCCTGAGATGGTCAATGTGGACAGTGATCTCTACCGCAGCCATCCGGACTGGGTGATCGAGATTCCGGGAAAGGCGCACTCGGAAGGGCGCAATCAGAGGATCCTTGATCTGACCAGAAAGGACGTGCAGGATCATATCATTGAGGAGATGGGCAGAGTATTTTCCTCCGCGGACATTTCCTATGTAAAATGGGATATGAACCGCACATTTTCGGATTATTTTTCACAGAGTATCCGTCCTGAAAGGCAGGGGGAGGTGGCACACCGGTATGTGATGGGACTTTACCGCTGCATGAGGGAGCTGACAAAGAGATTCCCGGACATCCTGTTTGAGGGCTGTGCTGCGGGTGGAAACCGTTTTGACCTTGGTATGCTCTGTTATTTCCCACAGATCTGGGCGAGCGATGATACAGATGCGCTCTGCCGTGCCGAGATCCAGACCGGGTACAGCTACGGCTACCCGATGTCCGTGATAAGCGCACATGTCTCCGGCTGCCCAAATCATCAGACACTGCGCACGACACCGCTTGAAACACGTTTTGCGGTAGCGGCGTTTGGACTGCTCGGATATGAGTGCAATTTCTGTGATCTGAAAAAAGAAGAGTCAGAAGCCATCAAAGCGCAGATCATTCTTTACAAAAAATGGCGCAGTGTGCTGCAACAGGGAATTTTTTACCGTGGCAGGAGTTTTACAGGGAACGGCAGAGGAAATGCGTTTGGAAAAAACAGTGTCCTCTGGAATGATGACAGCAATGTGACGGAATGGACGTGCGTCTCGCCGGATCAGTCGAAGGCGGTCGGCTTCGTCATGCAAAAGCTTGTCGTGCCAAACACGCAGTTCGGGTACTATAAACCACAGGGACTCTGTGAGGAAAAGAAGTATCATTTTTATAACCGTTCTTTAAAATATAATGTCAAAGAGTTCGGGGATCTGGTTAACACCGTATCACCGATCCATATCAGACAGGACTCCATTGCGCACAATCTGGTTGCAAAGTTTGTGAAAATGGACGGGGAAAAGGAGAATATTACGGCATACGGGGATACCCTGATGTATGGCGGCGTGAAGTTGAAACAGGCATTTTCCGGCAATGGATATAATGAGAATGTGAGATATTTTCAGGATTTCGGGGCGCGGATGTATTTTATGGAAGAGGCTTTCGAAGATCATACTCTATGATTTTGGTTCGTCGATCTTAAGGAGCATCGGGGACAGTGAGCACCCGCTTTACAGCCTGATCGCTGCGGTATGTAAGAGAGTGCACGAATTCTGGGTGCTGATGATAATTTACCCGATTTCGTGGGTTGTGACGGGAATTGCGATGATGATCGCGTATACGTTGCTGCGGAGAAAGATTTTGGCAAAAAGTGGTGTAAATCAGCTTGAATAAAAAAATATAAGGGGAAAAAATGTCTTATATCATATCCTACGTCGGAGCCGGCGGAAAGACCAGCAGCATTTATCAGGATGCTGCAGCGTTTGTAAACGAGGGGAAAAAAGTCATGATCACAACTACAACGCATATGTATGTGCCAAAAGACCGGGTGTTCATTGATGGCAGGGAGAAAAGTTGTGAGAAGCTGCGAGAGGAAGTAGCCGGGATTTTGAAAAAAAACGGGATCTGTGTGTGTGGCACAATTTTAAGTGATAATAAAAAAACAGAGATTTATGCGGTTGGAAAATGTGCCGGAAACGATGCTGTTGAAGAACAGCAGAAGATGGAACCGGAGAAGTTTAAAACTTTAAGCATTAAACAGCTTACAGCAGTATGCAAAGAGGCAGATGTTGTCCTGATCGAGGCGGACGGCGCTGCACATAAGGCGGCAAAAGCGCCGGAAGCATGGGAGCCGGCGGTGTATGCACAGAGCAATAAAGTTGTGATCGTCATGGGACTTCACGCAGTCGGAGGAAGTGTGGATGAAGTGTGCCACAGACCAGAGTGCGTAAAGGAAGCATTAGACTGCGACGGAGCGCATCTTTTGACGCGTACGGATTTGGATGTACTGATGGCGGTCTATGAAAAAAAGATCGGACAGCAGTTTCCGGGGATGGAGACGGAGCGGAGATATTTTATAAAAAGTTCTTGACACTACCGCTTTACCATGCTAAAATCGAAACAACTTAAAAAACAAAGAAACGTTAAATCGTTGAGCAAAGAGAGTACTTCATAGGATATCTCACAGAGAGTCCGTGGCTGGTGGAAACGGACAGATGAATATGAAAGGAATGGGTTTGCGAGAGCAAAGCGAACAGCGTACCAGATGGTATGGTCAGTAGCGGATGCCGTGTCCTCACGTTACAGAGGTAAGATATCGGACAGTAAAGAAAGATAGCTGTTTGTGTGTCGGATGAGGTCAGACATGATTGGTGGCGGATATTTCCAGTTTTTGGAAATATCCGTTTTTTTCATTCATAGGAAATTACGTCCTATGAATGAAAAAGCCCTCCGGGCGGGATGCGCACCTTGCGGAGATGAAGTTTGCTGTAAACAGCACCGCTCGGGCACGAAAGAGTCGCAAGCGACTCTTTGTCCTACATGGAATCATAATGTCTGGCGAAACAGGGTGGCACCGCGTGAAAACGCCCCTGACTGGAAAAAAATTCCGGTCAGGGGCGTTTTTTAACAATAAAATTCGCGCAGAGTGTGAACTTTATTGTTTTGATAACATGGTTTTGCAACAGGTGATTCGAGAATGGAGATTGGGATGAAAAGAATTTACAGAGTTTACAAAAAGACAGTCAGTATTGTAAATGAGACAGCAACCGGGATGTACCGGAATCTGGTGGGAAAGAAAAAAGGATTTTTGTTAGAGAGTTATGACAAGAATTATGACCGCTATACATTTTTCGGCGTAGAACCGGAAGAGATCATTTCCTCGAAGGGACAGTCACTGGTGATTACAAAAAAAGATGGTACCGAGGATGTAAGGGAGGGAAATCCGCTTACATTATTAAAAGAATATTATAACGAATTTGAAATCCGGAAGGACAATGAGGAACTGAATTTTTCGGGAGGTCTTGTGGGAAGTGTTGGTTATGACTTCGTGAGATACAGTGAGGTGCTGCCGGAAGAAAACCCGGATGAGATCGGGATTGAGACGGTTCAGCTTATGCTGATGAAAGAATTCATTGTGGTTGATCATGTGGCAGAAACACTGACCGCGGTGATCTTAGAATCCGATGATGAGACAGGAAAAGAAACGGCAGCGAAAAAAGCAGCAGAATTGATCAAAACTGCCATGCAGGAACAGAAAGAATCAGAAGTAAGACTGTTTCCGGATGGAGTGATCACGAAAAAGTCAGATACTTTAGAGGAATACAGTGAAAAGGTAAATAAGATCAAACAGTATATCCGCGACGGGCATATTTTCCAGACCGTATTATCACAGCGCTGGACGATCGCGACGGGACAGGATGGATTTGATCTGTACTGCGAACTCCGTGAGCTAAACCCATCTCCATATCTTTATTATTTTAATTTTGGAGATTTTGAAGTGATTGGAAGTTCCCCGGAGATGCTGGTCAAACAACAGGGGAATAGGGTATTTACCTGCCCGATCGCCGGAACAAGACCAAGGGGAAAGACAAAGGAAGAAGATGACAGACTGCACAGGGAATTGCTTGCCGATGAAAAAGAACGTGCCGAACATGTCATGTTAGTTGATCTGGCCCGCAATGATATGGGACGCATCACAGAGTTTGGTACGGTAAAAGTTACAGACTTTATGAGCGTAAAAAATTATTCACATGTCATGCATATCGTCTCGATGGTCGAGGGACGCAAGAAAGGCAGTTTTCACCCGTTTGATCTGCTGGCATCCTTCCTCCCGGCAGGAACTTTGAGCGGAGCACCAAAGATCAGGGCGATGGAGATTATCGAAGAACTGGAGAGTGTGAGAAGAGGCCTTTACGGTGGTGCAACCGGATATGTGGATTTTTCCGGCGATATGGATTTCTGTATCACGATCCGTACGATGATCAAAAAAGGAAAAAACGTTTATTTACAGGCAGGAGCCGGAATCGTTGCAGATTCTGTTCCGGAAAATGAATACAAAGAATGTTGTAACAAGGTCATGGCTCTGGCAAAAACCCTTGTGGAGGAGGAAAACTTATGATATTGCTGATCGATAACTACGATTCATTTACATTTAATCTGTACCAATATATTGGAACTTTTACGCAGGATATAAAGGTTGTCCGCAATGATAAGATTACGATCGGGGAGATAAGAGAGTTACATCCGGATAAAATTGTTCTTTCCCCAGGACCGAAAAGTCCGAAGGAAGCAGGAATCTGTATGGATGTGGTAAAGGAATTTTACAGAGAGATTCCAATCCTTGGCATCTGCCTTGGACATCAGTGTATCGGTGAGGCATTTGGGGGAACCGTGACATACGCAAAAGCATTGTTCCATGGAAAACAGTCAGAGATCACACATACCGGAACCGGAATTTTCGCAGGAATTACCTCACCGGTCAAGGTGGCAAGATATCACTCGCTGGCAGTGCAGATGGATGATCTGCCGGAATGTCTGACGGTTATGGCACAGACCAAAGACGGAGAGATCATGGCAATGCAGCATAAAGAATATCCGGTGATCGGTTTACAGTTTCATCCGGAATCTATCTATACAGAACATGGAAAACGAATGGTGGAAAATTTTATCAATGGAATCAATTAGGAGGTAGTTATGATACTCGATGTCATTGTAGAGGATAAAAAGAAGCGTCTGCCGGAACATAAAAAGAATATCAGTGAAATAAAAATGCGTGAACTGGCAGAGAAGTATGAAGGCAAAAAACACGGTTTTTATCAGGCATTAAGTAAAAGTGGTATTTCCATTATCGGAGAATTTAAAAATGCTTCCCCAAGTCTTGGGAAAATTAAAAGTAAAATAAATTTATTGGACAGAATTGATGAATACAACGAATCGGTAGACGCAATTTCCTGCCTGACCGAGGAAGATCATTTTGATGGAAATGTGGACTATCTGAAAAAGATAAGGACGATCACGGAGCTCCCAATCTTAAGAAAAGATTTTATGATCGATCCCTACCAGTTTTATGAGGCAAAGGCGATTGGGGCAGATGCAGTACTTTTGATCGCAGCAATTTTAGATGATGCACAGATGAAAGATTTTTATCAGTTATCGAAAGAATTAGAGCTGGATGCACTGGTGGAAGTACACGATGAGAAAGAACTGGAGCGGGCAATGAAGATCGATGCAGATATCATTGGAGTCAACAACCGCAACCTCAAAGATTTTACAATCAGTCTCGATACGACGGTACAGCTTTCGAAACTGGTACCAGAAGACAAAGTTTTGGTTGCGGAGAGTGGTATCTTACAGGATGCGGATGTGGAACTTTTAAAGGAATGTGGTGTGGATGCATTCCTGATCGGCAGGGCACTGATGGAAGCGGAGCATCCGAAGGAGGTTGCAAAGAGGTGGAAAGCATAAAACAGAAAGTTCCACAGATCAAAATCTGTGGGATCACGCAGGATGAGGAAATACAATGGCTGAATGAAGCGGATGTTTCCTATGCAGGATTTGTTTTATATGAAAAAAGCTGCCGTTACATTCCAATCAGTAAAACACAAGAATTGTTTGAAAAATTAAATGACAGTATAAAAAAGGTAGCTGTCGCAGTAAGCCCGGATGTGACGATGGTAAAACAAGTTATGGATGCGGGGTTTGATATCCTGCAGGTGCATGGCAATCTGACAGAGGAAGTCCTCGCAGTGACAGAGATCCCGGTCTGGCAGGCAGTCAATCTTACGGATGCGAATATATTTGAGGAACTAGTGAGGGAATATAGAGATTTATCCATAGATGAAAAAATCACGGCACTTCTCATGGATGCCAAAGAGTTTGGAAGCGGAAAAACCTTTGGATGGGATGCATATGAGAGAGACGAGGGCAAAGAAATGCTAAGGCAGTTACGACAGATACTTGAGAAAGAACAAATCCAGTTTGTACTTGCAGGAGGTCTTACCCCGGATAACGTCAGCCGGGGGATAGATATTTTTTCACCGGATATCGTGGATGTCAGTTCGGGTGTGGAAAAAGAACCTGGACAGGGAACCGGAAAAGACAGGGAAAAAATACAGAAATTTGTGCGGAACATGCATTCTATTGTTTAGACGGCGGAAAATCAGAAATATAACAGTATTTCGTTATAGAAAGTGATAAATAAAGTAAAAGAGATATAAGTTAATTTTAAATTTAAGAAAGGAACACGAAAATTATGAACCAGAAAGCATATTACGGAGAATTTGGAGGACAGTATGTAGCGGAATCTCTGATGAATACATTAGAGGAATTAGACAAAGCATTTGAGGAGGCAATCCATGATCCGGAATTTATGGAGCAGTACCATTACTATTTAAAACAGTATGTGGGACGCGAGACACCTCTTTACTTTGCGGAACGTCTCAGTGAAAAGTATGGCACAAAGATTTATTTAAAACGTGAGGATTTAAACCATACCGGAGCACATAAGATCAATAATGTAATTGGTCAGATCCTCCTTGCAAAGCGTATGGGAAAAAAGAAAGTTATTGCGGAGACCGGTGCCGGACAGCACGGCGTGGCAACTGCGACAGGTGCAGCTTTGTTTGATATGGAATGTACCGTTTACATGGGCGAGGAAGATATCAGGCGACAGGCACTGAATGTTATGAGAATGGAGATGTTAGGGGCAAAAGTCGTAAGTGTCCGTTCCGGCAGTAATACATTAAAGGATGCCACCAACGAGGCAATCCGTACCTGGGCAAAGACAGCGGAGGATACCTTTTATATCATAGGTTCTGCGGTAGGTCCATATCCTTATCCAAAGATGGTCAGGGAATTTCAGAGCGTGATCAGCAGAGAAGCAAAAAAACAGTTCTTAGAAGTGGAACACAGGCTGCCGGCTGCCGTGATGGCATGCGTGGGCGGCGGCTCGAACTCCATTGGAATGTTTGCAGATTTTATAGAGGAACCTTCGGTAAAACTGATCGGCGTTGAGGCGGCCGGAAAGGGAATCGAGACAGGTGAGCATGCGTCGGCGATGGCACTTGGTGAGCCGGGAGTCTTACATGGCATGCGTTCCTATCTGCTGCAGGATGAAGATGGAAATGTAAAACTGGCACACTCTATTTCCGCAGGACTGGATTATCCGGGGGTCGGACCGGAGCACGCCTATCTCAGAGACAGCGGAAGAGCCACATATGTTTCCGTGACCGATACAGAGGCAATGGATGCGCTGATGGAACTCTGTAAATTAGAAGGAATCATTCCTGCGATTGAGAGTGCACATGCAGTAGCTTATGCGAGCAAATATGCGAAAGAACTTACCGAAAAACTTGGTGCAGCGGAAGCAAAGGATAAGACAATGATCATCTGTCTGTCAGGACGTGGAGATAAGGATGTCAATACGATTGCGGATTATCTGGCAGGAAAAGGCTACCTGAACTGATTCAGAAAAAATAAATTAAAATAATATAAACATGATTTAATAAACGAAAAGAAGGGAAAGACAGATATGAATCGTATTGAAGCAAAAATGAAAGCCTTACAGGAAAAAGGCGAAAAAGCATTTATCACTTATATTACAGCAGGACTTCCGGATCTTGAGGGAACAAAGAAACTGCTGAAG
This window encodes:
- a CDS encoding DUF6937 domain-containing protein, with protein sequence MTERSKQIFGNDIAPGAYKKAVRSKQKFIRKFGDDSTKIYPTSIQANPYIGPELGVSDIRVGEEGTADFNTEKGIIVGNIRMGFGHYRISMAIASAAHALGYEPYWMDLNSYGQTTCTKVIGAQNDLYSMGSRLSQKSRLFNRLVWEPMNYEGFRKLTYNAADQKNAELMAPVYANIPKDIPVVATHVWPAQAALHAGMKYVVNAIPDNWQMALHLAEGSIHTVQTHYAYQGYRILNGMQGNDVLNPMPEDALFYTGHYIDHELVSNIETDCAARKQRKEEGKPMRFLLTIGGAGAQKEIFAEIIRFLLPQIKEKKAALYVNVGDYRNVWEELLKEIPEMGHYAKEHFNDWEDTKKFAEDALNKDVIGIHGFWHENIFEAVYCTNLLMRSCDVLVTKPSELSFYPVPKLFIRRVGGHEQWGAIHSAEIGDGTLECRDIPHTLQMMKLFLEEKTLLCDMCDNIVKNKEAGIYDGAYKVVELAFSMKQKKF
- a CDS encoding glycoside-pentoside-hexuronide (GPH):cation symporter yields the protein MKLTGKEKVSYGLGAVGKDMVYMFSASYVLYYYQDILGVSAIAMGIILMAARVFDAFNDPIMGVVVAKTRTKWGKFRPWLFIGTLTNAVILYLMFAAPPKLDGNGLVAYAAVTYILWGVTYTMMDIPYWSMIPAFTEGGKEREGLSTLARSCAGVGSAIVTIITMKCVYMLGQGNERVGFKWFALVVAILFFVFILITCLNIKEKSTVDVEAPSVGQMFRSLLQNDQAMTVVVTIVLINCSIYITSNLVIYFFKYDFGGDSWYNAYTLFNTFGGAMQILAMMLFFPILRKFLGTIQVFYTSFVMAILGYAVLLILMFVNMSNLYLLFVPAFFIFSANGMLSVLTTVFLANTVDYGEWKNHRRDESVIFSMQTFVVKLASGVAALVASICLTVCNLSQNTDGAAVAAAGSSVAGLRLTMTVFPIAGLLVAVFYFRKKYILSEQKVEEIAKEIKEMKKA
- a CDS encoding alpha-galactosidase — its product is MITVENQLFSLHTRHTSYLFRVMETGHLEHLYYGRKIHPAIDGLMEQHAFAPGNTNIYDSEHLQFSLEDACLEMSSFGKGDIREPFVELTLSDGSETSDFLFEKFEQGTGKEEFETLPGSYDESGEVEWLGVTLRDKNSGVILELHYYVYEDCDVITRSAKLINESGDVVKLNRLMSLQLDLEPSDYVFTTFHGAWAREMGRTDVRLVPGKYVNASYTGTSSSRDNPFVMLGKEHTTEDAGECFGFNLIYSGNHYEAAEVGSFGKVRIVSGINPQSFCFTLESGESFEAPEAVMTYASDGYNAMSQNMHRFVREHIVRGTWKKKERPVLLNSWEAAYFDINERKLLSLAKAGKEAGIELFVMDDGWFAKRDNDTRSLGDWQPNPKKLPGGLKGIADKIRAIGMDFGIWVEPEMVNVDSDLYRSHPDWVIEIPGKAHSEGRNQRILDLTRKDVQDHIIEEMGRVFSSADISYVKWDMNRTFSDYFSQSIRPERQGEVAHRYVMGLYRCMRELTKRFPDILFEGCAAGGNRFDLGMLCYFPQIWASDDTDALCRAEIQTGYSYGYPMSVISAHVSGCPNHQTLRTTPLETRFAVAAFGLLGYECNFCDLKKEESEAIKAQIILYKKWRSVLQQGIFYRGRSFTGNGRGNAFGKNSVLWNDDSNVTEWTCVSPDQSKAVGFVMQKLVVPNTQFGYYKPQGLCEEKKYHFYNRSLKYNVKEFGDLVNTVSPIHIRQDSIAHNLVAKFVKMDGEKENITAYGDTLMYGGVKLKQAFSGNGYNENVRYFQDFGARMYFMEEAFEDHTL
- the yqeC gene encoding selenium cofactor biosynthesis protein YqeC, whose translation is MSYIISYVGAGGKTSSIYQDAAAFVNEGKKVMITTTTHMYVPKDRVFIDGREKSCEKLREEVAGILKKNGICVCGTILSDNKKTEIYAVGKCAGNDAVEEQQKMEPEKFKTLSIKQLTAVCKEADVVLIEADGAAHKAAKAPEAWEPAVYAQSNKVVIVMGLHAVGGSVDEVCHRPECVKEALDCDGAHLLTRTDLDVLMAVYEKKIGQQFPGMETERRYFIKSS
- the trpE gene encoding anthranilate synthase component I: MEIGMKRIYRVYKKTVSIVNETATGMYRNLVGKKKGFLLESYDKNYDRYTFFGVEPEEIISSKGQSLVITKKDGTEDVREGNPLTLLKEYYNEFEIRKDNEELNFSGGLVGSVGYDFVRYSEVLPEENPDEIGIETVQLMLMKEFIVVDHVAETLTAVILESDDETGKETAAKKAAELIKTAMQEQKESEVRLFPDGVITKKSDTLEEYSEKVNKIKQYIRDGHIFQTVLSQRWTIATGQDGFDLYCELRELNPSPYLYYFNFGDFEVIGSSPEMLVKQQGNRVFTCPIAGTRPRGKTKEEDDRLHRELLADEKERAEHVMLVDLARNDMGRITEFGTVKVTDFMSVKNYSHVMHIVSMVEGRKKGSFHPFDLLASFLPAGTLSGAPKIRAMEIIEELESVRRGLYGGATGYVDFSGDMDFCITIRTMIKKGKNVYLQAGAGIVADSVPENEYKECCNKVMALAKTLVEEENL
- a CDS encoding anthranilate synthase component II; translation: MILLIDNYDSFTFNLYQYIGTFTQDIKVVRNDKITIGEIRELHPDKIVLSPGPKSPKEAGICMDVVKEFYREIPILGICLGHQCIGEAFGGTVTYAKALFHGKQSEITHTGTGIFAGITSPVKVARYHSLAVQMDDLPECLTVMAQTKDGEIMAMQHKEYPVIGLQFHPESIYTEHGKRMVENFINGIN
- the trpC gene encoding indole-3-glycerol phosphate synthase TrpC; the encoded protein is MILDVIVEDKKKRLPEHKKNISEIKMRELAEKYEGKKHGFYQALSKSGISIIGEFKNASPSLGKIKSKINLLDRIDEYNESVDAISCLTEEDHFDGNVDYLKKIRTITELPILRKDFMIDPYQFYEAKAIGADAVLLIAAILDDAQMKDFYQLSKELELDALVEVHDEKELERAMKIDADIIGVNNRNLKDFTISLDTTVQLSKLVPEDKVLVAESGILQDADVELLKECGVDAFLIGRALMEAEHPKEVAKRWKA